DNA sequence from the Candidatus Krumholzibacteriia bacterium genome:
CGCACGCGGATGTTCGGCGCTGGTGATGACGATGGCGCCCTCGCGCAGGGTCACCTCCACCTCGTCCTTGAGACCGGCTTCCTCGATGAGCGGTTTGGGAAGGCGCAGGCCGCGGGAGTTGCCGATTCTCACCAGGCGGGTCTTCATGGTGATTACATTGTAATCACACGCACCGCCTGCGTCAAGCCCCCGGCGCTCCTGATCTCACAGCAATCTTCGTAGGGCGTCGGTGTAGATCCGCACGGCCCCGGAATGGGGCGTGCGGAGGAAATGGGAGCACTTCAGATCCCAGCCGTTGATGATGGTGGCATGAACGCCGCGGTTCTTGATCTCACTCTCGCCCGCGGCGGGATAGATGGTGATCTCCCCGCCGTACAGACTGGTTCCGTTCCACATGAAGTCGAAGCGCGCGTAGTCCACGCCGGCGCTCAGTTTCTCCGTGTGCCGCAGCGCCGCCTATTGCGCCGGTCTTACTGCGCCTGCGGTGCGTCCTGGATGACCAGGTCGACGCGGCGGTTCTTCTGCCGACCCTCGTCGGTGTCGTTGTCGGCCACCGGGCGGCTCTCACCAAAGCCCTCCGCGGTGAGGCGGTCGGGTGCGACGTCCTGCGACACCAGGAAGTCGTGCACGGCCTGCGCGCGCCGCTGCGACAACTGCAGGTTGTACTCCTCGGTGCCGATCGAGTCGGTGTGCCCCTCGATGACAATCTTCATCTCGCCGAACTGGTTCAGGATGGTGGCAATCTTGACCAGGTTGAACTCCACGTCGCGCTTGAGCGTGGCCTTGTTGAAGTCAAAGAGAATGTCGGCGAGGCTTACGATGGTTCCCCGCGCGTCACGGCGAATGCTCGCAAACTTCCCCTGCAACTGGCTCAGCGCGCCATAGAGCTCGTCCTGGCGTGTCTTGGCCTCCGCGCGCAGGTGCTCGAGGTCACGCTTGAGGTCGTCCTGCAGGCTGCGCTCCAGGTTCAGCGTGGCCTCCAGCGCCTGCGCGCGCGCATCGCTGAACGCGGTCATCTGCTGGGTGGCATCCACACACACCTGCTCATTCATGTCGGAGCGAATCCGGCATTCCAGTTCCTGCACCGCGCGCGCGGCCAGGTAACGGTGTTGTTCGGTTGTGGGTGCGTCCACCTTCTCCGCGTGGGTCTGATTGTAGCTGCGCCGGTACCGGCCCTCGATGTCCCCGGCCGCAACGTGGCGCTCGCCGGCCACCTTGTACCATGAGCTCCACTGTGCGGATACGGCTTCCATGGTGGCGGGCGGAAAGGTCTCCGGCAGCAGGGTCGTCGCCGGCAGGGTCTCGGGCACCTC
Encoded proteins:
- a CDS encoding AbrB/MazE/SpoVT family DNA-binding domain-containing protein, with product MKTRLVRIGNSRGLRLPKPLIEEAGLKDEVEVTLREGAIVITSAEHPRAGWEKAVDLLLERREGYLIEEPAPTGFDDEEWEW
- a CDS encoding OmpA family protein, coding for MRSHSLAVVVPLVVLACAPSVDVEPILHDYDNYAADLRAVATDSYSIKLLETADAKRAQAETLIQNGKKQDAVAPMERAMADVRVAFEVESMQTAADRAQKCLLEVEQARASWQEAVFVLEQTEDFTGAKAPIAKRAPALEEEVPETLPATTLLPETFPPATMEAVSAQWSSWYKVAGERHVAAGDIEGRYRRSYNQTHAEKVDAPTTEQHRYLAARAVQELECRIRSDMNEQVCVDATQQMTAFSDARAQALEATLNLERSLQDDLKRDLEHLRAEAKTRQDELYGALSQLQGKFASIRRDARGTIVSLADILFDFNKATLKRDVEFNLVKIATILNQFGEMKIVIEGHTDSIGTEEYNLQLSQRRAQAVHDFLVSQDVAPDRLTAEGFGESRPVADNDTDEGRQKNRRVDLVIQDAPQAQ